From the Pungitius pungitius chromosome 6, fPunPun2.1, whole genome shotgun sequence genome, one window contains:
- the LOC119196146 gene encoding E3 ubiquitin-protein ligase TRIM39-like gives MSAASCLLTEDQFLCSICLDVFTHPVTTPCGHNFCKACITDHWDVNVPPNCPNCKKLFSTRPELQVNTFISEMAAQFRLSAQQKASSSSSEQQAAQPGEVPCDVCTGTKVKALKSCLVCLVSYCEAHLKPHLTTSGLKRHQLMDPMEKLEARMCTKHDKLLELFCKTDQMCVCMFCTYSDHKNHDVVPLREEYEGKKAELGKTEAEVQQMIQKRRLKIQEIKRSVKLSEEQADREVLEGVLVFSALKESVERSQAELMDTIKEKQRKTQKEAEGFIKELEQEISELKKRSTEVEQLSRSEDHLHFLQSFRILNTAPPTKDWTGVRVSPPSYNGAVVRAVNQLEKKLSNQMKKLLEAKLKRVQQSAVDVTLDPHTANPYLILSGDGKQVKHVKRKKNLPNNPERFNHCPNVLGKQSFSSGRFYYEVQVKGKTDWWLGVVRESIDRKGFVSLTQNDYWTIRLWNQNEYLACDDPPVDLSLESRPEKVGVFVDYEEGLVSFYDVDATALIYSFTGCCFTEKLYPFFSPGLYNNYKNSTPLIISAVNHRVE, from the coding sequence ATGTCTGCTGCCAGCTGTCTGCTGACTGAAGATCAgttcctgtgctccatctgtctggatgtcttcactcatccagtcaccacaccatgtggacacaacttCTGTAAAGCCTGCATCACTGACCACTGGGACGTTAATGTCCCGCCTAACTGTCCCAACTGTAAAAAGCTCTTCTCCACCAGACCTGAGCTGCAGGTCAACACGTTCATCTCTGAGATGGCTGCTCAGTTCAGACTGTCAGCTCAacagaaagccagcagcagcagctcagagcaacAAGCTGCCCAACCAGGAGAAGTTCCCTGTGACGTCTGCACTGGAACCAAAGTGAAGGCCCTCAAGTCCTGCCTGGTGTGTCTGGTCTCCTACTGTGAGGCTCACCTGAAGCCTCATCTGACTACGTCAGGTCTGAAGAGACATCAGCTGATGGACCCTATGGAGAAGCTGGAAGCCAGGATGTGTACGAAGCACGATAAACTGCTGGAGCTGTTCTGTAAGACCGACcagatgtgtgtctgcatgttctGCACTTACTCAGACCACAAGAACCATGATGTTGTTCCTCTGAGAGAAGAATATGAAGGAAAGAAGGCCGAGCTGGGGAAGACTGaggctgaagtccagcagatgATCCAGAAGAGACGACTAAAGATTCAGGAGATCAAACGCTCAGTGaagctcagtgaggaacaagcagacaGAGAGGTACTAGAAGGTGTCCTGGTCTTCAGCGCTCTGAAGGAGTCTGTTGAGAGAAGCCAGGCGGAGCTCATGGACACcatcaaagagaagcagagaaagacacagaaagaggctGAAGGCTTCATCAAAGAGCTGGAACAGGAGATCTCTGagctgaagaagagaagcactgaggtggagcagctctcacgctctgaagaccacctccacttcctccagAGCTTCAGGATCCTGAACACTGCTCCACCCACCAAGGACTGGacaggagtcagagtcagtccaCCTTCATATAATGGGGCAGTGGTGAGAGCTGTGaaccagctggagaagaagctcagtaaccagatgaagaagctgctggaggccaaGCTGAAGAGAGTCCAGCAGTCTGCAGTGGATGTGACACTCGATCCTCATACGGCAAATCCTTACCTCATCCTTTCGGGTGATGGAAAACAAGTTAAACATGTCAAGAGGAAGAAGAATCTCCCAAACAATCCAGAGAGATTTAATCATTGTCCTAATGTCTTAGGAAAGCAGAGTTTCTCTTCAGGTAGATTTTACTACGAGGTTCAGGTTAAAGGGAAGACTGACTGGTGGTTAGGAGTCGTGAGAGAGTCCATCGACAGGAAGGGATTTGTCTCTCTGACTCAAAATGATTACTGGACGATACGTTTGTGGAATCAGAACGAGTACTTGGCTTGTGATGACCCTCCAGTCGATCTCTCTCTGGAGTCCCGGCCTGagaaggtgggggtgtttgtggatTATGAGGAGGGTCTGGTCTCCTTTTATGACGTTGATGCTACAGCTCTGATCTACTCCTTTACTGGCTGCTgcttcactgagaaactctACCCGTTCTTTAGTCCAGGTCTTTATAACAATTATAAAAACTCTACTCCTCTGATCATctctgctgtcaatcacagagTAGAATAA
- the LOC119196145 gene encoding E3 ubiquitin-protein ligase TRIM21-like has translation MSAASCLLTEDQFLCSICLDVFTHPVTTPCGHNFCKACITDHWDVNVPPNCPNCKEGFNTRPELRVNTFISEMAAQFRLSAQQKASSSSSEQQAAQPGEVPCDVCTGTKVKALKSCLVCLVSYCEAHLEPHLTMSGLKRHQLMDPVEKLEARMCTKHDKLLELFCKTDQMCVCMLCTVLDHKNHDVVPLREEYEGKKAELGKTEAEVQQMIQKRRLKIQEIKHSVKLSEEQADTEVEEGVLVFSALKESVERSQVELMDTIKEKQRKTQKEAEGFIKELEQEISELKKRSTEVEQLSRSQDHLHLLESFRTLNTAPPTKDWTGVRVSPPSYNGAVVRAVNQLEEKLSKQMKKLLEEKLSKQMKKLLEEKLKRVQQSAVDVTLDPDTAHPRLILSDDGKQVRHGDVKKNLPDNPERFNFCFVVLGKQSLSSGRFYYEVQVKGKTDWDLGVVRKSINRKRFSSLSPQNGYWVICLRNQYVYKAFADHPVCFSLGSRPEKVGVFVDYEEGLVSFLDVDAAALIYSFTSCCFTEKLYPYFSPFINNNGKNSAPLIISPVSKTNISFSIQ, from the coding sequence ATGTCTGCTGCCAGCTGTCTGCTGACTGAAGATCAgttcctgtgctccatctgtctggatgtcttcactcatccagtcaccacaccatgtggacacaacttCTGTAAAGCCTGCATCACTGACCACTGGGACGTTAATGTCCCGCCTAACTGTCCCAACTGTAAAGAGGGTTTTAACACCAGACCTGAACTTCGGGTCAACACGTTCATCTCTGAGATGGCTGCTCAGTTCAGACTGTCAGCTCAacagaaagccagcagcagcagctcagagcaacAAGCTGCCCAACCAGGAGAAGTTCCCTGTGACGTCTGCACTGGAACCAAAGTGAAAGCCCTCAAGTCCTGTCTGGTGTGTCTGGTCTCCTACTGTGAGGCTCACCTGGAGCCTCATCTGACTATGTCAGGTCTGAAGAGACATCAGCTGATGGACCCTGTGGAGAAGCTGGAAGCCAGGATGTGTACGAAGCACGATAAACTGCTGGAACTGTTCTGTAAGACCGACcagatgtgtgtctgcatgctctgCACTGTTTTAGACCACAAGAACCATGATGTTGTTCCTCTGAGAGAAGAATATGAAGGAAAGAAGGCCGAGCTGGGGAAGACTGaggctgaagtccagcagatgATCCAGAAGAGACGACTGAAGATTCAGGAGATCAAACACTCAGTGaagctcagtgaggaacaagcggACACAGAGGTAGAAGAAGGTGTCCTGGTCTTCAGCGCTCTGAAGGAGTCTGTTGAGAGAAGCCAGGTGGAGCTCATGGACACcatcaaagagaagcagagaaagacacagaaagaggctGAAGGCTTCATCAAAGAGCTGGAACAGGAGATCTCTGagctgaagaagagaagcactgaggtggagcagctctcaCGCTCTCAAGACCATCTCCACCTCCTCGAGAGCTTTAGGACCCTGAACACTGCTCCACCCACCAAGGACTGGacaggagtcagagtcagtccaCCTTCATATAATGGGGCAGTGGTGAGAGCTGTgaaccagctggaggagaagctcagtaaacagatgaagaagctgctggaggagaagctcagtaaacagatgaagaagctgctggaggagaagctgaagagAGTCCAGCAGTCTGCAGTGGATGTGACACTCGATCCTGATACAGCACATCCTAGACTCATCCTGTCTGATGATGGAAAACAAGTTAGACATGGAGATGTAAAGAAGAATCTCCCAGACAATCCAGAGAGGtttaatttttgttttgttgttttaggaaAGCAGAGTTTATCTTCAGGTAGATTTTACTACGAGGTTCAGGTTAAAGGGAAGACTGACTGGGATTTAGGAGTTGTGAGAAAGTCCATCAACAGGAAGAGATTCAGTTCACTGTCTCCTCAGAATGGTTACTGGGTGATATGTTTGAGGAATCAGTATGTGTACAAAGCTTTTGCTGATCATCCAGTCTGTTTCTCTCTGGGGTCCCGGCCTGagaaggtgggggtgtttgtggatTATGAGGAGGGTCTGGTCTCCTTTCTTGACGTTGATGCTGCAGCTCTGATCTACTCCTTTACTAGTTGCTgcttcactgagaaactctACCCATACTTTAGtccatttattaataataatggtaaaaactctgctcctctgattATCTCTCCTGtcagtaaaacaaacatttcattttctattcAATAA
- the LOC119196147 gene encoding high choriolytic enzyme 1-like, translated as MASLRSTFVLLVLLAISSRSRAGEQGLSVSELLWRANKDVVHTEEEPLVVDDIAYDSESERNADLCTSSGCMWPKSADGRVYVPYVIAAHYSSRERSIIERGLLSFHDVSCIRFVQRNNQRDFLSLQSNNGCYSYVGRRGYSQTVSLDRQGCLYHSTVQHELLHALGFNHEQCRSDRDQHIRILWENIGTGWAYAFDKMNTLNLNTPYDYNSVMQYHRYAFSGNNKPTMVPIPDANVVFGTADQMSKNDISRLNRLYQC; from the exons ATGGCTTCCCTCAGGAGCAccttcgtcctcctcgtcctcctcgcgaTCTCCTCGCGCTCCCGGGCCGGAGAGCAG GGTCTGTCCGTCTCCGAGCTGCTGTGGAGGGCCAACAAGGATGTTG TGCACACTGAAGAGGAGCCCCTGGTGGTGGATGACATCGCTTATGACAGTGAAAGTGAGCGGAACGCTGATCTCTGCACCTCCAGCGGCTGCATGTGGCCAAAATCTGCCGATGGGAGGGTGTACGTTCCTTATGTCATCGCCGCACATTACT CTTCTCGTGAGCGCTCCATCATTGAGCGAGGACTGCTCTCCTTCCACGACGTCTCCTGCATTCGCTTCGTCCAGCGCAACAACCAGAGGGACTTCTTGAGCCTGCAGTCCAACAACGG GTGTTACTCCTACGTGGGTCGCCGTGGTTACTCCCAGACGGTGTCTCTGGACCGCCAAGGCTGCCTCTACCACAGCACCGTGCAGCACGAGCTGCTCCACGCGCTCGGCTTCAACCACGAGCAGTGCCGCTCCGACAGGGACCAGCACATCCGCATCCTGTGGGAGAACATCGGGACGG GTTGGGCGTACGCCTTCGACAAGATGAACACGCTGAACCTGAACACCCCCTACGACTACAACTCCGTCATGCAGTACCACAG GTACGCCTTCTCCGGGAACAATAAACCCACCATGGTTCCCATCCCCGACGCCAACGTTGTATTCGGCACGGCCGACCAGATGAGCAAGAATGACATCAGTCGACTGAACCGGCTCTACCAGTGTTAG